A window of Candidatus Zixiibacteriota bacterium genomic DNA:
AATCTTTTAGCATCAATAAAGGCTTATCAAGCCCTACGGATGATATCTCAAGTGTATATTTACCCTTTATAATATCTTCAGTATCGAGATATTCCGAAATTTTCATAGAATACTTTTTACAGTCACTCAAATTGATATTGCCATTATTTCGATGAATAAAAGCTCGAATTACTGTCCGTCCGCCAAGCCTTAAGTTGGTTAATTCAACAAGCTCATAACCCATCTCTGATGCGATCAGGTCAAATTGTTTTTTAGTTTTTTCGACATTTTCCATATTACTCAAACCTATCAAATTATCATAACTATATATATGATAATTAAAAGAGTGGGTCTGTC
This region includes:
- a CDS encoding ribosome maturation factor RimP, with the protein product MENVEKTKKQFDLIASEMGYELVELTNLRLGGRTVIRAFIHRNNGNINLSDCKKYSMKISEYLDTEDIIKGKYTLEISSVGLDKPLLMLKDFKRRIGETVSVELKPDGHPKYTVEGKLLETDESGITLLIDDKKSHFEFDRIIKGKIVF